In Fusarium fujikuroi IMI 58289 draft genome, chromosome FFUJ_chr08, one genomic interval encodes:
- a CDS encoding related to ankyrin, with the protein MSHAPTQTCPCHAAGDDPAEITTLHQAAFHQNNQRLEQLLQNGADVSATQTVREFTPLHYAVQFGDEKAVQMLIEAGSNVSAATYDGVTPLHNTAADGDVRITEILLKAGANADSRNIDEESPLHVVSLFGETQIAKLLIDAGADISAKDCYGNTALHIAAAHEHIGIVQMILDTDADINSMNNNGDSVLHHAMSDGPECVKLLIDHGANVHLRGEGSETLLHRAAQSSPELVRDLVKAGVDLEAANDEGATALHCAAAWGETASLQTLIESGGNLNAANNDGETALHLVAGNPSCRSGRDLETKAKLLIEAGADILAKTKSGKTALDYAVDCEGEAVEKVLREMGAA; encoded by the coding sequence ATGTCTCACGCACCAACGCAGACTTGTCCATGTCACGCCGCAGGTGATGATCCCGCAGAAATCACGACTCTGCACCAAGCAGCTTTTCACCAAAACAACCAACGACTAGAACAGCTCCTACAAAACGGCGCTGACGTATCAGCTACGCAAACGGTTCGCGAATTCACGCCGCTTCACTATGCCGTCCAATTCGGCGATGAGAAAGCTGTGCAAATGCTGATTGAAGCTGGGTCCAACGTCTCTGCGGCAACCTATGATGGCGTCACGCCTTTGCACAACACGGCTGCCGATGGAGATGTGCGAATCACCGAAATTCTCTTGAAGGCGGGAGCGAATGCTGACAGCCGCAATATCGATGAAGAATCGCCTCTTCATGTCGTGTCATTATTTGGGGAGACACAAATTGCAAAGCTCCTCATAGATGCTGGAGCGGATATCTCGGCAAAGGATTGCTATGGAAACACGGCTTTGCATATTGCTGCAGCTCATGAGCACATTGGAATCGTTCAAATGATTCTTGACACTGACGCTGATATAAATTCAATGAATAACAATGGGGATTCAGTGCTACATCATGCAATGAGCGACGGGCCAGAATGCGTAAAATTGCTCATCGACCATGGAGCAAATGTTCACCTCAGAGGCGAAGGTAGCGAAACACTTCTGCATCGCGCTGCGCAGAGCTCACCTGAACTGGTCCGAGACTTGGTCAAAGCTGGGGTTGACCTTGAGGCAGCCAACGATGAAGGAGCAACAGCTCTTCATTGTGCTGCAGCATGGGGAGAAACTGCGTCGCTGCAGACTCTAATCGAGAGCGGAGGAAATCTGAACGCGGCTAACAATGATGGCGAGACGGCTCTACATCTTGTGGCGGGGAACCCTTCTTGCAGAAGCGGACGTGATTTGGAGACAAAAGCTAAGCTTTTGATCGAAGCAGGAGCAGATATTCTTGCGAAAACAAAGTCTGGAAAGACGGCTTTGGATTATGCGGTTGACTGTGAGGGCGAAGCTGTCGAGAAGGTACTCCGCGAGATGGGGGCGGCGTAA
- a CDS encoding related to short-chain dehydrogenase/reductase family protein, putative, with the protein MAKSVSPFRSASSQMPPLTLSVGQLFVQSQLCTKPQLPPKDLDLSGQTAIITGSNNGIGFACAKLLLQYNLSHLIMAVRSEDKGTAAAEQLRRTSASTSPQIDVWKLDMGSYRSIEDFAKHCETLPRIDLVILNAGMGDITFHLNKATGHQEIVQVNFLSTMYLSVLLLPILKTRAPNTKPGRLTIADHIISALDSEANFDGMGYYGKSKLLGHFFIDRLSQHVDPSDVVINLVDPGMTKGTGLMDKGTWLMRMAMAMATRLVGRTQEQAASTYVDAAIVKGEESHGSYLMDWKIYPFGSYYYTGEGKGVQDRIWREVMDEFAFANIEDIIRSLKK; encoded by the exons atgGCTAAGAGCGTATCTCCCTTCCGAAGTGCATCCTCTCAAATGCCTCCACTTACCCTATCCGTCGGCCAACTTTTTGTCCAATCCCAACTATGCACCAAACCACAATTGCCTCCCAAGGACCTCGACCTCTCAGGCCAAACAGCGATCATCACCGGATCAAACAATGGAATCGGCTTTGCATGTGCCAAGCTTCTGCTCCAGTATAACTTGagccatctcatcatggcggTGAGATCTGAAGACAAGGGCACTGCTGCCGCTGAGCAGCTTCGTCGAACATCAGCGTCAACAAGTCCCCAGATTGATGTTTGGAAGCTCGACATGGGTTCTTACCGCTCGATTGAGGACTTTGCGAAGCACTGCGAGACTCTGCCGCGGATAGATCTTGTCATTCTCAACGCTGGCATGGGCGATATAACCTTCCACCTTAACAAGGCAACAGGCCATCAAGAGATTGTGCAGGTCAATTTCCTCTCTACCATGTACCTGTCCGTTCTTCTCTTGCCTATACTCAAGACTAGGGCTCCGAATACCAAGCCAGGCCGCCTCACTATC GCAGACCACATCATCTCTGCGCTCGACTCAGAAGCCAATTTCGATGGCATGGGGTATTACGGGAAGTCTAAGCTTCTCGGTcacttcttcatcgacagACTATCTCAGCACGTTGACCCAAGCGATGTTGTCATCAATCTTGTTGACCCGGGCATGACCAAGGGCACTGGGCTGATGGACAAAGGCACTTGGCTCATGAGAATGGCGATGGCCATGGCAACTAGGTTAGTTGGCCGTACGCAGGAACAAGCTGCCTCAACCTACGTTGATGCAGCGATAGTCAAAGGAGAGGAATCCCATGGGTCCTATTTAATGGACTGGAAGATCTACCC GTTCGGCTCGTACTACTACACTGGAGAGGGCAAGGGTGTTCAGGACAGAATCTGGAGGGAGGTGATGGATGAATTTGCGTTTGCCAATATAGAAGACATAATACGTTCTCTGAAGAAGTAG